The Carassius carassius chromosome 28, fCarCar2.1, whole genome shotgun sequence region TGTTATAAATATTCAGTGgctgttaaaataaacatttggtgCTATTCATAATTCATTGCCGTTATTACTAGCATCATGGTATACAGTACACCAAAGAgcagaaaaagaaagacagaccAGCAAAGATCAGTATTGTGATGCTTCTATATTATAGTATGAGTTATTATAGATGTGAATAAGACAGAAACTGTGCTCCAGGGGGCTGCAATGGAGTGCTAGGGGGTCTGTGGAAAAGTTTAGACAAAAGCAGTGTGAGAAATGGAGGGGAGAAAATAATTAACTAAATCAATTCAATTAAAATTTGctttaactaaataataaatacatctgATTTCAATAAATTGTGTAGTAAGTGTGGGCTGTGGTTCTTAACCAGGGGGCACAGAATGacaaaattaatttacataaaaaaattaaattaaaaaaacttaaattaaaaggccgaacatattaataaataaattatgggaaacatttttttaaaggcgTAAGCTGAAATCACATTTCTGTTCCTTCTCGATAACTGTTATTTTCGTTGAAAAACACAGAATCTTGAatcttatatacttttttttaattttttatttatttttttttaaatcaagctgTATTGTCATTGCACTGCAGAAATACCAGAGGAAGCAGTTTAACCTAAATGTGTCCGGAAAGGTTGAGAAGCACTGGTGCAAGTTGACCTGTGGTCAGGTGACGCTGACTGAGAGAAAGATGACTGTCAGCTGACGGTCCAAATCAGAAAACTCAAATTGACGATTTACATAATGCAATTTATCATAGTTAAGTTAAGACTTAGAATTACAGGGTTTCATCTATAAAGATGAGAAGAAGTAAGTAGCAAGTAGTCCTTTTTGCCCGTGCTCAGGTCATGggacttttattatataaaactcAAAAACATCAATTTCTAAAAAGTTTGTATTTCTGCCTTCACACTTGAAATATAAGTATTGCGAGAGGAAAGCCCATTACTTAAATCCTAAATCAGAATAAAATGTGGTTTATCAACTTAACAGCGGATGCAATTATAATGTGCGTTTAAGGAAGCGGAtaaacatgattagcatgtccgTTAGCCTAGCATGAGACGGAGGGGCGCTGTACACGTAAAGATCCACTGGTCTGCATTACAAACCCTCTCAGGTGGGTGACCCGACTTAAAAGCTGCTAATTACAGGCAAAACTTTAATTAGGAAGTTAAATCATTCTTGCTTGGGGGTGCGCGGTAGTGTTTTGACAGCTAACAGgctaataatgcttttttttgctCAAAACTGCCAGTTCCACCCAACAGCTGTTTGCAGTGCCAGAGTGGCACAACCACGAGACAGACGATCAAATGATTAGATTGATCCGAGAATAAACATCTGTGCAGTGTtagtgttatattatattatcgcACATAGCTCTTGTCTGTAAATTGActtgtaaaattataataattgcaaCAAGTTCTGCTTCTGTGTCACTATTCAGTTAGTATTGTTTGTAACAAACACATTTCGAATACCTAATTTTGAAATCAGACGACATATTGAATAAAGAAATTTAAATGCACTAATTTGGCTTCTTGAAATGTTAATGCACTTTCATTCTAATTCCTTTTTTCTCTACTCGCTTGAATGCATTCACTAATACCTTACATGTTTTGAGATAATTCTGCAGGAATTAATGTGTGATTGTTTGACAGGTGTCTGAAGTCAGGGTTCTAACCAGGTATCATGGTTGTAGACTAAACATTTGCAGCACAATGTCTGCCCTGCTGATTGCCATCTCAGTATTTCTCATCTTGGCAGTTGTATTCATCTTTAGGTAAGAAGCAATCATGTttcaataagtacatgtattgaAAATACAATATCAAACCTATTAAATCTGCCCCCTTTGTGTTTCGTTAGACGGTTTGCTTGCGGTTTGGCTGTCCGTTTTTTCCACGATGTCCTGAATGCAGAGCTCAAGATCAGATCTGTGGGTCTGTTCTCAGTGCGAGGAGTCAGTGTTCAGTTTCAGCCTCAGCACACTCTGGTGGGTTTCGTTTTTTTGCATCAATAAAACGTTAAACACACTGCATCTAATATCAGCCCAATTACAGTCCTCATAACCATGTAAAGTTTAACACAATTTAAAAGTCgtaacatctatctatctatcaatctatctatgcATTTAGAAGTGTTTATTGAACTTTTAGACAAAAATATTTATACGTTGTATTATAAAGTTTACATACCGGTATGTGCTTTGTCAGGTATAATTTTTAATGCATCAGCCTTTTTATTGGCTTATGTTGTATGACATAGTGAGAATCTAGAGGTCATATTTGAGGAgggaaaaaacacttttattaagAGGCCCAAAAATATGACTTTGGTGCAATTGCTAATATTTATATGGGCAATAAAAAAGATTGTGAGGGATTTCTCATATATCTATGAAATCAGACTGCTTGCGTATAATCCATGTACATATGAGCTGTCACTCTGTATCTTTCACACTTTTTGTCctgtaagatgatatttaaatgttaagttttATAATCAAAGCTCTGTGGTTTGTATTGTGCGGTGCAAAGAATTTAGtgcaatgatgattgagagatggaCAAATAAATgctcctcaaaagcctgatgtgTCATATTTGATGTGATTTTTAAGTACCGGTAATAAATGGATAATTAAGTAAAGCTAAGTTGCTTCAGTCTATGTGATAGATTATGTACAACAGGTCATGTTGATCATATAAAGGCCTTAGAAATAAAACtttgcatatcaaatatgatgCAGTAGACTTTATGTAGTTAAAGGGattctccaccccaaaataaagaTTTTGTCATTAATCGCTCACCCCAGTGTtgctccaaacccgtaaaagcttcattcgtcttcggaacacaagatGAGATGGAAAAACCGGGAGGCTTGGGACTCCCATTGAACTTTTACTTGTCACTCAAATTGCTTACACACTTTTATATCAGCCGCACTACAAGGATGTGTGAttctctttcaaatcaaagcatagaTACACTTAGAAACAGTGCTTCCTTGTTGCGccactgacacagaagagcatccggtgatgtggagagacacagaggagactgttgacacaggaattgttgaataaagtcattatttttgtttttttgaaccaCTCATGGCacatggactattctgacgatgtctttcatacttttctggactttgacagtgtaatttacttggcagtctatgagacagtcacaagcctcccggttttcatccaaaatatcttacattttttccaaagacgaacaaagcttttatggatttggaacaacatggggtggagtatccctttaagagttgCAACTGATGGGGTGCAGTGGTGTTTAATATGTATTCTAGCACTATAAAGCCTTTTTCTGTTTTGCAGGAAATTGACAGGATCTGGATTTCTTGCAAAATAGTTGACCCAGACTTGCCGTAAGTATAATTCTAAGACATAGTGTAAATATTGTCTGTTGATGATCGGTCATTGTGATTGTGTTGTATTTGTTAGGAGGTTTCTGGCGTTGTGTGTGGGTGAGGCTCGGGTCCGCTTTGACCTACAGGAGCCTTTTAGGCCCCGGGCTCCTAAAAGCAATGAGGAGAATTCAAAAAGACCTCCCCTGAGTCCCTCTACACTTCACCTCCTCTCTCAGGTGATCAACTTCACTGTTGTTTTGGAGAATCCCAGGTTCAGTACAAGTTAAGCTCACATGCTGTTGATTACCACAGAAGAGCTATATGTATATTGTtctgaagaaaagaaaagggTGTTATAATAATGCACTTGCAGTAAAATTCAGTGGGGCTAGACACAAAGCtcatgctatttaaaaaaaatatcactaCAAAATTTAAAAGTTATAGTCCTTAATGTTAACTTACACATTTGGCCCATGTAAAATGATATCCTtccttttttatctcataattgtatATGAACCTTTGGAATGCCATTCGACTTTCACTGCAAGTGCAATACTGTAGATACAGTTGTACAGTTCATTTAAAGTGTGTGTTTTACAGCTGCTGTCATTCCACATTGACTCTATTAATTTGATGGTGTTGAATCTGGCCCTGCCTGACTCCCTCTGGCACATGACGTCCTCTGCCATCACTTTGCTGCTGGATCATCAGAGTAAAAGGTGAATGACCTGTAAAAAGAAGAACTTCTTTTTTAAAAAGACTTCTGCATGGTGTTGTGTGACTGATAGATAGCTGTGTGCATAGCAGGTAAAGCTCACTTCACCACTGAAGTTTGAAAACCATTAAGCCTGTACTTATTTGCATGTTGTGACCAATATAAATTAGTAACAGATGGCTATGATTGACCATGGCAATAAATGGTCATTATCTAAATTCTAtgctattttgtctaaataaataaagtaattctAAATGGTAAAaggaagtattttaaagtttaagcATCATAATATTATAACGCACAGTATGAaaaattgatatttatttaatagtgTTAAGTTACTAGTTTAGTTTAAGGGTACAGGAAAAAAAAggtgtatattttaaatgtttaaaaaaaagtttaaaaacagggctgcatttatttgaccaaaaatacaataaaagcagtaatcatttgaaaaactgttacaatttaaaataactgttttctatttttacttTCTTCAGTTAATATCTTGTTTTTATGGAttcttttctaaataaaaagtgtaaaacaaCAGGAAATATTTGACAACATTGTAAACATTATGCTGTCACTTTTGAATCAATTAAATACATCtttgctgattaaaagtattaaataacaaaaaatcttCAAACGTCTGAATGCTAGTGTAATGAACATGCACATTTAATTATCCAATATCTACTGGTACTgataaatgtactttttattttaataaccaaTATACCAGTATACTGTGCAAACCTATTCCTGTTCCACAAGGATCAAGCCACAATCTTTCTCTATTTTGGCCCTGACCAAGCAATTTAGAGAAACAAGTTACCCTACTGCCTACTAAAATTACAACTTCCTGATATGTTGTCAGGCTGGCCTGGGATTTCTCAGTGGGACAACTTAGCAGTAAAGTTCTGAAGAGCAGCAGACTGGTATGTGCAGCAAACATTCATGTGTTAAGCTGTTAAATCATTATGTTGTGTACAAAACATAAATGTGTGGGTTAATGGTTACAAGGTGTTAACTGACTGCCTGTTTTCTCATGAGCAGGACACGTGTCTGGCTGAGGTATCGCTGAGTCTGGCCCTGAATGGTGACGTGAGTCTGCCTGGTCTGAGGCCGGGTCGTCTGGGACTGTGTGTGAAGACTCTGCTGGCTGAGCTTCATGAAGGCCTGTTCCTCAGCCAGCTCCCCAAACCTCCAGGAGCTGCTCCTGCTGTCTGCACGGCTCATACTGCAGGTTTGACTTTACACTACACACCTCGCATTAAAGCTATGCAGTTAGTCAGAACACAACCGAAATCGGAATTTAGCTTAGTGCAATTATTAAATGGCAAAGGCTGcgatttaattaaaaaatcaaaCCGAATGTCATTAACAAAAGAGACGATTTTGACATCATGTAGTTTtccgtcaaaataaaagcctgataGTTTAATATTTGAAAAGGACCAAAATTAAGATGTGATAAATATTAGTTTTGTCATTTTACGGTTCTTCGAAATAAAATTCTAAAACATTTTccttacagtgaaatattacagtagtctatttacattttgttaaatatttctatttagccaTGATAATAATAGTTACATACACGTTCCCAGCTGTAAATCAATATAGTTTataatttctattaatttttGAAACGTGTTTTAAAAAATACGTATTTTCCAGTTTAATTGCAGTCAAAATTTGAGtggtcttgttttatttttaatttatttgaaatatgatttttagttatgtttttattttttattttatagcttATAGTTTTCGTTCATTTCAGTTCAATTTATGTTCTTCTTCAAATGTTGCCTTGACACGTAGCAGAAATCAAATTAGTTTGTAgttaacttttatattttttcaactAGTGGAAACTAGTTAACCCtgttgtaaatatattaatatatactatactataatatgatatatataacaACTTTAAACGTTAAACGTTAAAGCTTTTTGATGTTTGTGCCTCTTCAAGATGACAAAGAAGACTCTTACATCCAAACTGAAGCCGTTGAGCATCTTCACGAGCAGATTCCACAGAAGGTCAACATGGATTTTGAAAACACTAATATCACGCTCTCCATGCACAGTCAGAAGAGGTGAGCAGTGAGGCTACAGTTCTTGTGATCAGTCTGGAATGCAAATTTGTGCTCTAACAAACTAtgtttgttttgcagacatttgAACTGGACTTTAAAGTCTCTGAAGCTGGGTTATGACCGTGATGATGAGCAGCTTCCTCTGAAGAGTTTCTCCCCTGAACTCAGTTTTCCACAGAGCCGTCTGGAGCTTCTGCTGGAGGGTAAAGCACACCAGAACACACTCTTTATCACTGCTCTTTTCCTTCGAGTTAGGGATCTGAACACACACTTAAAGCTATGTGTTGTGGGTGCTGGGTGTTTTTCAGATGGTCTTTTACTGTCACAAAGCCGACAGAGAATTATATGTCTGAACACACTCAGAACAATActacaggtgagttgttttgctCGCTTTCTATATGACTTCTCTATGCAAATCTAAATCTTTCTTTGCATGTTTTGAAGCTTCTTCATTATTGTTTTCTGGCTATCTCTTAAGGTGACATTGGTTGACATCTCCAGCACAGTCACCATCAACACTTGTATCATCCACTACCGTCATCAGGAGTTCTCCCATTGGCTGGACATGTTGTCATGGGACCAGCTCTCGCATAAAAAACCAACTCGTAAAAAGAGGTATGAATCGCCTGTTTGCTTTCTGAGCATCCCAGATTGGGCACAATGGGCAGTAATGGAGGTCTTGTTTGTTGTTCTCTCTTAAAATTGTCCTTTCGTCTCTCCCAGGCGTTTCCCTCAGCTGGACGCTCCCCTGATGATCAGCTCTTCCGTGTCTAATGTCAATGTGTCAGTGCAGTTGGGGGATACGCCACCCTTTGCCCTGGGCTTCATCTCAGCCAACACTGGTAAATAGAGAAGTGTGGCTATTgactgctgaaaaaaaacaatagacagTTGAACAACCCAGATTAGATTAGAATTACCCTAAATAACAGCAGGGTTTGTTCTCTACAAGTTAGAGATGAATGAGAAAGTATTTTCACATTGTGATTTCTGTAGCTTAGCTTTACAGCTTAAGAGGTTTTCATGAAGATGTACGTTTAGAAAAGCACAATTTCAAAGGCCAATAAACATTTTGTCTGCACAGGAAAATCACCTTGAATGTGGCATTTTGAAATCTAATTAATCtctttaattacattaatatataattattttatttaaaaaaatgcacaattcataatgtaatatttaatgttattattaatatgaatatatataatattaaaatatgttctgtaaaatatttattataataatttaattatctaAATATGTCACTTTGCCTTGCCTACAATGTTCTGTAGGCGGTGTTattgtagtattatttatatagcattaaagtattttaaattacGTTTTATTGTTAGATATTGctgtttagctttaatttatttcagttttagttttaataattttagtgctTCAGCTGTAACATTTTTTACccagttgttttttattattataaatattctaatatttgttatttatttcatttaaactttatttcatttatacaACAACTAGTTTAATTGATTTAGTTAATAATATCAACACTGAATGGAGTCACGGTATATTTTAGAGTTGTATTCCACAAACATGACCTAGATTACAGCATTTGTTTCAAATTCAATTGCCCTCTTAAActttaatcaatttttttactACTTCTCCTCATGAATGGAGTAACAAtaactaaattatattttcaaaatgaataaagTGCGGTTTCCTTATTGTTGGTTATTATTGTTCAGTTCAGAAGTGTCTGCGGTGATGTGTGACTGAATCTGGTTTGTCTCACAGAACTGCAGCACTTATTGGACTCAGAAGAGGATGAGGTGAAGAGTCTGACTGTGACTAAGAAGGCCTCTCTGTCCCTGGATCATTTCTGGTGGCGTGTGGGCCAGGGGTCCCATATCCAGCAGGCTCCTCACCCAGCTGGAAAACATGTCTGGGGGGAAGCCCTTATCCTAGACTCCCTCACACTGCAGGTAAAATCAATATGCATTTATGTAATAAGTTATCATTTATCATGAAAGATGGgctatattttgaaataataaccGTTTGGCTTTACATCACGCCCTTTTTAATGAATTCGCCCTCAGGGCAGCTATAGTAAGTCGAGGACTGGGAACTCCAGCTCTTCCGGGAGCGCTTGTATGGAGTCCAGTCTGAAAGGCCTGCAGCTGGAAGTGTCTGAAACCTGCACTCTGTGTTTGTCACGTCTGTTCTCCGTCCTCAAACTGGACAAAACAGAAAACATCTCATTGCCTTCCACTCCAGAAAAGCCTTCAACCCATCTACCAcctctatttaagtttaaactcaGTCTTGAAGATgtaaacacattcacactctccaATGTGGCAGGTGGGAACTAAAAGAAGCCCTTAAAACACCAGTTACActcttattttgtttttcttccttGTATCAATGTTACTCAGAACATGTTTCAGTACCTGAGAGTTAGTTTCTCTGTGTTGCATCTAAGGGGCTGTTGCAGTGAGGGTGGACACAGTGGAAGCTGAAGGATCGGGGGAGAATTCGAAGGTTTCTGTCCAAGGTGTTTCTGTGGCTGTGGTGAAGTCCCTTACTGAGAGTATGGAGCCCTGCTGCCCAGCCGCCCAAACTCCCAACCCCATCCTGACCCTAACAGCGTTTACGGTCTCCTACCACATCAGCGGCCGCAGTCTGGAGGTAGTACACACCGCGGTCATGACTTCTGTCACCTTGGGATCATGTATTACAGGCCGTGACCAATAGGTGTGGTGTAAGCGACTGCAATGATTGGTCATTTCCTATCGAATCCCATTAACAATTATAGCAGGATAAAAAAActaagattaaaatgtaaaactggaAATCTAAAGGGTTTTAGACTTTGCATATTTTACTGCAGTCTGGTCACAATGAGgccttgtttttgatttgttatgGTGGAATTGGGTCATAACTTGATCCAGTTGCTTAGAAGACGACAGTAATTTGTGCCAACACTATAATTGTGACTTTCAGTCAAATACCGCAACAGTACTGCATTCTTGCTTAAAGAAAGCAGGAAGATTGGGCACAACTAAATGAATCAAAATGTAGTTACAGAATGCACATTCCTGTTTAAATCACCAAGAAATAATATtgatctgaataagatatttcacatactCCACAAGAGGAAATAATAGttgaatttttaaaatgaaaaaaaaaaactactactcCTTCTCTTCACTGTGATATCTCTTTTCTGATGACATGTGCACCAGCTCAAGGGAAGGATAATAATCCCTCTCCTCCATCAACCTGTCAATCGTGAGGTCACAGCAATTAGCAAACATCAACGGTCCAATCAATTTATGATGGACAAGATTAATTTTTCATCTTATTCGTTTTACTTAAATATGTTACAATAGAGAAGAAAAGATGATCATTGTTTCCCTTTCATGCCAGCTTTAACCACATCTTGATTTAATTTCCTCTCATCATCATCTGCTCAGGTGCGGAGTGAGAACGCTTTAACAGTGCAGTGGACAACATTGGATCACATGTTTTTGTATCAGCACGTCACAGAGAGCCAAAGCTATTGGAAGGTGCTGTCTGAATCTCTAAGCCTACGACAGAAGGATGGAACCAAGTCTGCAGCCTCTTCCTCTGACATGTTAGTTTGTGTAGAGTTGGCAAGCACACAGCTCACCGCCCATGTGGCCGAGACAAACTTCATCACCTTCTGCGCAGAAGCACTGTCGCTTTCCAAACGGCCCGGAGCCGTGCTGATGAAAGCTCCTCATTTGGTGTTCAGCTTTGATGGCAACGACATCTTCTCCTTTGCTGGAGCCGAGGTGCAGATGCTGGATGAGCTTGAGGTGATGCAACAGCACCGATCTCAATTCCCTTTCCTCCAAACTTCTCGCAATCGCACTTGGCTTTTCACTGCACCCAGCCTTGCCATTGAGTTCCCTTACCAGTATAACTTCTCCGACACTTTCGATAAGGCCATCAGCGTGCAGAAGTGGCTGAAGACCCTACACAGCAGTGCTGCCCCATCGACAGAACCTTGCCGCCTTCCACCGGACCTACTGGTCCGCATCAACCAGTTCTCCTTTGTGTTCCTGGACGATGTCTTTGAGATCAAACTGCGTGACAATTACGAGCTAATGAAGGATGAAAGCAAGGAAAGCGCCAAGCGCCTGCAGCTGCTAGACAAAAAAGTGGCCGACCTACGCAAGCAGCACGGCGAGCTCCTGCCGGCCCGTAAGATCGAGGAGCTCTACACCTCCCTTGAGCGCAAGCACATCGAGATCTACATCCAGCGGTCCAAGCGGCTGTATGCCAACACGCCCATGCGCAAGTCCCTGCTCACCTGGACGGTGTCAGATTTGGAGCTGGTGGCGCTTGCGGATCAGTCGTTGCACGGGCCTGAGCAGATCCGAGAGCAGCTGCGGGACATTGATGGCATCAGCCCCTTCCCCAGAGACGGCCTGCAGCTGGTGATCCAGTGGTGCCGTGCTTTTAAATTCAAGCTTAATGCATTTCTGGGTAAGTCAAGTGTACTTAAATACAGGGATGTccgatgtcctgcagagtttggctccaattTGCCACAACACACCTGTCTTTTAGTTCTAGTAGAGGcttgcaacaccaaggtcatgggtttgattcccatgaaatgtaaatttaattgcAATGCGTTTTGCTTTggataaatataatgtataaattgAAATGTACCTGGAAGTGTCTAGTAGCCCCAGAAGACCTTGATTAGGCGTAATCCTTTGATTTTAAGTAATCTCACACATCTGTTCCAGACACAGTAAACTCCTTACCTAGACATCAGTTTAAGTTAACAGATTGTGCTAATGCTAAGAATAGCTTATTTAGATGGAGCTGAAAGAATCGCTAATTTAGCTGGAGcctaaaaatattttggtaattttatgtgcttttgtattgtttgtgtgtgtgtgtgtgtatctatattTTCTAAGTAGTTTcaatttaagttttatttcacTAGcttggtgtgaaaaaaaaaatgcatccaaGATGGCCGACAAAATGATTGCCGGTTGCaaattaattcatttctgaaagaTGTGGCTAAAAGTGCTACGGGTACAGTACATATGAAAGTCCATGATGACTAGCATTCTTGTTTCCTGTGTTGTTCAGTGAGAATCCGGGACTATCCTCGTTACTTGTTTGAGATCAGAGAGTGGACGCTGTTGGGACGTCTGATTGGCACCGAGCAGGATGGGCAGCTGAGAGCAAAGCGGAAACAAGTGGTCCAACTTGGCCAGCCATGGGGTGATGTGACCGTTTACAGAAATATGCCACCACTGAAGTTCTACTATGACGTCCATTGTGAGTCACAACACTCTTAATCTTGTAAGTCTGTAATGGGATAGTGTAGCAATGTGACCGGTCTAATTGTTCGTATAGCGAATATTTCTCTCTACACCATTGTGTGGGGGCCGTGCTGGGATCCTGCTTGGACGCTGATTGGCCAGGCTGTTGATTTACTGACCAAACCCACAGCTGACCCGTCCCCCCTTCTGGCCTGGTGGGATAAAAGCAGACTTCTTCTGCATGGCCGCTGGGTAATGGACATCGAACAAGCCAACCTGCATCAGCTCGCTACTGAGGTACTTACAAACACACCCATGCTCCCTGCTAAAAATAGCTTATACTTAAAAATTTCTAATGCTTTATGCGTAGGACCCGTACAACACCACGGAGAACCTGCACTGGGAGTGGAGCAAGCTGAACTTTGACTGGAATCCTGGGCAGTTTGTCTTCAAGGGTGACCTGGACGTCAACGTTAGAACAGCCTCCAAGTACAGGACTAGTAGTTGCATTACAATCTGACATTTTAAATTGAGTtattttaaggggtcatatgatgcgattttaattttttcctttttctttggagtgttacaagctcttggtgcataaagaagatctgttaaagttgcaaagactaaagtctcaaacccaaagagatatttcttataaaagttaagagtcaaccacgcccccctaaaatggctcgttttCCCCATTGACAAAgcggagtccagcccggggtctTCACATGTGGTTGCAGCAAACCCAACGGAAGCTCCTTCGTAGAATCCGGCGGCTGCGCCGTTTTCTGTTCACTCAAGGCTGCGGTGTTGGATGCTGTTTCCTTGAGAAAGCAAAACTATTTGGTTTggctttccaaaagaggacacgactagaaatcatgtttatatcacgtttacaatgggttttatgtttatttcacgTCGCTCCGGCaggacagggcatcacaatatgttaggggcgtaacattttcatcacacgcttgaggtaatcggccaatcacaacgcaccttgcttttcagaccaatgagctttgtaaaaatcgatgcgtttcagaaggcggggcagagaggagaaacaatgtacagtatgtggataataatgttttttttttttaccttaaaacgcataaacatttcattacaccaaataatgttctttttagcgacatcatatgacccctttaaatctggCTGGTCTGTTTCTATACAGGTATGATGATATCTGCTTCCTGCACCTCCCGAGCCTTTGTATGACCCTTGACCTCCAGTGGTTATGCCATGGTAATCCACATGACCACCATGCTGTAATGCTCTGTGCTGTGGAGAGTGTTGCGGATGTCACCTCAGGCCAGCCACACGACTCCTACAGGGCCTTCCGCTCTGAAAACCTCAACCTCTCCATCACCATGGACCTGgaccagcactgt contains the following coding sequences:
- the LOC132107550 gene encoding bridge-like lipid transfer protein family member 2 produces the protein LAVRFFHDVLNAELKIRSVGLFSVRGVSVQFQPQHTLEIDRIWISCKIVDPDLPRFLALCVGEARVRFDLQEPFRPRAPKSNEENSKRPPLSPSTLHLLSQLLSFHIDSINLMVLNLALPDSLWHMTSSAITLLLDHQSKRLAWDFSVGQLSSKVLKSSRLDTCLAEVSLSLALNGDVSLPGLRPGRLGLCVKTLLAELHEGLFLSQLPKPPGAAPAVCTAHTADDKEDSYIQTEAVEHLHEQIPQKVNMDFENTNITLSMHSQKRHLNWTLKSLKLGYDRDDEQLPLKSFSPELSFPQSRLELLLEDGLLLSQSRQRIICLNTLRTILQVTLVDISSTVTINTCIIHYRHQEFSHWLDMLSWDQLSHKKPTRKKRRFPQLDAPLMISSSVSNVNVSVQLGDTPPFALGFISANTELQHLLDSEEDEVKSLTVTKKASLSLDHFWWRVGQGSHIQQAPHPAGKHVWGEALILDSLTLQGSYSKSRTGNSSSSGSACMESSLKGLQLEVSETCTLCLSRLFSVLKLDKTENISLPSTPEKPSTHLPPLFKFKLSLEDVNTFTLSNVAGAVAVRVDTVEAEGSGENSKVSVQGVSVAVVKSLTESMEPCCPAAQTPNPILTLTAFTVSYHISGRSLEVRSENALTVQWTTLDHMFLYQHVTESQSYWKVLSESLSLRQKDGTKSAASSSDMLVCVELASTQLTAHVAETNFITFCAEALSLSKRPGAVLMKAPHLVFSFDGNDIFSFAGAEVQMLDELEVMQQHRSQFPFLQTSRNRTWLFTAPSLAIEFPYQYNFSDTFDKAISVQKWLKTLHSSAAPSTEPCRLPPDLLVRINQFSFVFLDDVFEIKLRDNYELMKDESKESAKRLQLLDKKVADLRKQHGELLPARKIEELYTSLERKHIEIYIQRSKRLYANTPMRKSLLTWTVSDLELVALADQSLHGPEQIREQLRDIDGISPFPRDGLQLVIQWCRAFKFKLNAFLVRIRDYPRYLFEIREWTLLGRLIGTEQDGQLRAKRKQVVQLGQPWGDVTVYRNMPPLKFYYDVHSNISLYTIVWGPCWDPAWTLIGQAVDLLTKPTADPSPLLAWWDKSRLLLHGRWVMDIEQANLHQLATEDPYNTTENLHWEWSKLNFDWNPGQFVFKGDLDVNVRTASKYDDICFLHLPSLCMTLDLQWLCHGNPHDHHAVMLCAVESVADVTSGQPHDSYRAFRSENLNLSITMDLDQHCGKEPSQPRILLYSSTLRWMQNFWATWTSVSRPICRGKLFHSLRPIRRKLGQHYKQMSYTASFPQLQVHYLASFAQQRGIQVECSKGHVFTRGAQRLIPQAGTVMRRLISEWNVTQMVSELSLVTVHLMASTWDETADHQINAQVKKTHLLSLSSLSYQRQSNRIEEEVNSKDESNAFYTHKLCLVDLRASWTTTNRNIAFGLYDGYKKAAVLKRNLSTEALKGLRIDTQVQMKKLKRSMSSYSSNTGPATPVITTTTRPEKSQNEGTSMLQKLIEETDKFVVFSEEDAGVSDQLCGIAACQTDDVYNRNWFIELVNGQMMLRGTETAGCVLVSAAKAQLLQCEHHPAWYSDTLKQKTTWTCLLDGMQYFATMEQNPSEQEDWQLWLEVKNIEEHRQRNLDSVLELMESGQAVGGMVSTTTDWNQPSQVQETQQVQRIISRCSCRMYYIGYSHDIDPELATSIKPPEISDHHEKEDLLKKQAGAVDTFTLIHNDLEISTNPVQYSMILDIVNNLLLHVEPRRKEHSERKQRVRFQLEISSNPEEQRSSILHLQEAVRQHLAQIRCLEKQIYSNMRSQSEEFRGDELSDINLRLQNQLNQEKTDMQMKSEELNILIRCFKDFQLQRANKLELRKPPEDVSVVRCTEFYFAQARWCLTEEDGQLGIAELELQRFMYSKLNKSDDTAEHLLELGWFTMNNLLPNAAYKVVLRPQSPCQSGRQLALRIFSKVRPPVGGISVKEHFEVNVVPLTIQLMYQFFKRMMGFFFPGRNVEEEEVGDEEDKFRLVTTGVVKPRQLSEDSLGAGKGVTQGLNRTAGVRRSFRKPPEHPVDDIDKMKERAAMNNSFIYIKIPQVPLCVSYKGEKSSVDWKDLNLVLPCLEYHNNTWTWLDFAMAVKRDSRKALVAQMIKEKLRLKPASGSESRGKVTDGKTDSSLQQQVEDEKARLLIGFSTADKSSSKKSIFSRRK